GCACCATAAAAGTCCCCTGTATTCAGGAAATTAATACCGTTGTCTAATGCGGATTGAATAGTAGCGATACTTTCACGTTCGTCATTCGCCGGTCTTCCCCAGGTTGAAGACATGCGCATGCAGCCTAATCCCAGTTTAGAAACAAGCGGGCCATTTATGCCGAGATTTATCATTTTCATTTTAGCTATTTTTAACGATGTAAAGATGAGCTTTTTATGGATAGCCAGATTTTTCCTATGGCTCAATTTACTTGCCTGTATGGCTCAATGTGTATGTAGATGATAATTCCTGTGCGCCAGGTGAAATAAGCTATTTATCAGAACCGCTTGTAAAGAATTCCTTTTGTATGCACTGAAATCTTGTGCTTGCGAGAAATGATTGCATATGAATAACGCAGGGGGAGATACAATCATTTTCATTACAAATATTTTGAAATAATATTTGCCTATTGGAGGTGGAGGCATTACAAAGACCAACTTACGTTTTTTACATTTTCAGATCTTAATCAATGAAATATAGCTCCTTCAAAAACGCTCATGAAGGTTTCATAGCATTTCTAAATTCAATCCAACAATTTTTAGACTTATTGCGAGCGCATTATTTTATTTAATGCACGAATATTGTTTGAAGAGTTTGCTTACCAGGTAGTATTACGGAGTGACGTTGATCAGGCTAGTAGCAATTAAGTAAAATTCAAATGCGCATTATATAAATTACTTATTTGATTTTCCCAGTCAATAGACCATTGCAGCAGTGCTATCAGGGGATCAGCCGTGCTTTCCCCAAATTCAGTTAACTCATATTCAACACGCGGAGGTACCTCTGGATAAACACTTCGTTTTACCATATTGTATTCCATTAAGGTTTTTAGTGTTTGTGTAAGCATTTTTGGAGAGATCCCTTTGATTTGCCGCAACAACTCGCTGTTGCGTTTAGTTCCCTGCATCAGTGCCACCAAAATAAGTAATGTCCATTTATTAGCAATCAGCGTTAAAGCCTGATTGAGGATACAACTTTCATCTAAAGTTGATTTTACCATCAGCGTTTGCTGCAATTTTAAAAAATTTTCATTTTTCTTAGCTGATGCTTGTGTTGCTGCGCTCATATGTTACTTTAAAGTTCCTACTATACTTTCAGGTGCCTACTTTCAAATATATACTTTTGTGCCTAGCTTTGGATAAATTATCTAGAATATGGCAAATAATTCTTTGGGATACCAGATATAT
This Chitinophaga sancti DNA region includes the following protein-coding sequences:
- a CDS encoding helix-turn-helix domain-containing protein; its protein translation is MSAATQASAKKNENFLKLQQTLMVKSTLDESCILNQALTLIANKWTLLILVALMQGTKRNSELLRQIKGISPKMLTQTLKTLMEYNMVKRSVYPEVPPRVEYELTEFGESTADPLIALLQWSIDWENQISNLYNAHLNFT